One genomic window of Polaromonas sp. SP1 includes the following:
- the pip gene encoding prolyl aminopeptidase: MTAPTPQASLYPPIEPFRTGVLETGDGHSVYWELCGNPKGKPAVFLHGGPGAGCSPDHRRLFDPKRYCVLLFDQRGCGRSRPSASLDNNTTWDLVADIERLRTLLGVERWLVFGGSWGSSLALAYAQTHPARVSALVVRGIFALRRAELLWYYQEGASWLFPDLWEEFLKPIPEAERGDLIAAYRKRLVGTDRAAQLAAARAWSLWEGQTITLLPDRDFATQYGGDDFALAFARIENHYFVHAGWLDEGQLIRDAHKLAGIPGVIVQGRYDVATPAKTAWDLHRAWPEAEFHMVADAGHAFNEPGILRQLIAATDRFAR, translated from the coding sequence ATGACCGCCCCAACTCCCCAAGCCAGCCTCTACCCGCCCATCGAGCCCTTTCGCACCGGCGTGCTGGAAACGGGCGACGGCCATTCGGTGTACTGGGAGCTGTGCGGCAACCCCAAGGGCAAGCCGGCGGTGTTTTTGCACGGCGGGCCCGGCGCGGGTTGCTCGCCCGACCATCGCCGCCTGTTTGACCCCAAGCGTTACTGCGTGCTGCTGTTCGACCAGCGCGGCTGCGGCCGCTCGCGCCCCAGCGCATCCCTGGACAACAACACGACCTGGGACCTGGTCGCCGACATCGAACGGCTGCGCACCCTGCTGGGCGTGGAGCGCTGGCTGGTCTTCGGCGGCTCCTGGGGCAGCTCGCTGGCGCTGGCTTATGCGCAGACGCATCCGGCCCGCGTGTCGGCGCTGGTGGTGCGCGGCATTTTTGCGCTGCGCCGCGCCGAGCTGCTCTGGTACTACCAGGAAGGCGCTTCGTGGTTGTTCCCTGACCTGTGGGAGGAATTCCTCAAGCCCATTCCCGAGGCCGAACGCGGCGACCTGATCGCCGCCTACCGCAAACGCCTGGTGGGCACGGACCGCGCGGCGCAACTGGCCGCCGCCCGCGCCTGGAGCCTCTGGGAAGGCCAGACCATCACGCTGCTGCCCGACCGGGACTTTGCGACCCAATACGGCGGCGACGACTTCGCGCTGGCGTTTGCGCGCATTGAAAACCATTACTTTGTGCACGCCGGCTGGCTCGACGAAGGCCAGCTGATTCGCGACGCCCACAAGCTGGCCGGGATTCCGGGCGTCATCGTGCAAGGCCGTTACGACGTGGCCACGCCGGCCAAAACCGCCTGGGATTTGCACCGCGCCTGGCCCGAGGCTGAATTTCATATGGTGGCCGACGCCGGGCATGCGTTTAACGAGCCTGGAATCCTGCGCCAACTAATCGCCGCAACCGACCGCTTCGCCCGCTGA
- the folC gene encoding bifunctional tetrahydrofolate synthase/dihydrofolate synthase, whose product MKQLTTLDDWLAYCEHLHPVGIDMGLTRISAVAKRMGLAFDCPIITVAGTNGKGSTCAMLEAILLQAGYRTGVFTSPHLVHFEERCRVRGDIVSAPDLIANFELVERARTQNGEDISLTYFEFTTLAILQLLASAKLDVVVLEVGLGGRLDAVNMLDADCAVITSIDLDHMEYLGPDRESIGREKAGIMRAGKPVIVSDPVPPQSVVDHAAAVGADLWRFGTDFNFSGDKQQWGWAGRGRRYAGLAYPALRGANQLVNASGVLAALTALRERLPVTAQAVRNGLSMVELPGRFQIVPGQPTLVLDVAHNPHSVAALAENLDAMGFYPCTHAVFGAMADKDLAPMLARVGPLIDKWYFTDLPTPRAASAADLQAKWTAANTRPDATAGTYKSPEAALQAAVKAATPADRIVVFGSFYTVGGILKDGVPRLSAPHLAP is encoded by the coding sequence ATGAAACAACTGACAACCCTCGACGACTGGCTCGCCTACTGCGAGCACCTGCACCCCGTCGGCATCGACATGGGCCTGACCCGCATCAGCGCGGTGGCCAAACGCATGGGACTGGCTTTTGACTGCCCCATCATCACGGTCGCTGGCACCAACGGCAAAGGCTCGACCTGCGCGATGCTCGAGGCCATCCTGCTGCAGGCCGGCTACCGCACCGGCGTCTTCACCTCACCGCACCTGGTGCATTTTGAAGAGCGCTGCCGGGTGCGCGGCGATATCGTCAGTGCTCCTGATTTGATAGCGAACTTTGAACTGGTGGAGCGGGCCAGGACCCAAAACGGCGAAGATATTTCGCTGACCTACTTTGAGTTCACCACGCTGGCCATCCTGCAGTTGCTGGCCAGTGCCAAGCTCGACGTCGTCGTGCTCGAAGTCGGCCTGGGCGGGCGGCTGGACGCCGTCAACATGCTGGACGCCGATTGCGCGGTGATCACCAGCATCGACCTGGACCACATGGAATACCTCGGCCCCGACCGCGAAAGCATAGGCCGCGAAAAAGCCGGCATCATGCGCGCCGGCAAGCCGGTCATCGTGAGCGACCCGGTGCCGCCACAAAGCGTTGTTGACCACGCCGCCGCAGTGGGCGCTGACTTGTGGCGCTTCGGCACGGACTTCAACTTTTCGGGCGACAAGCAGCAATGGGGCTGGGCCGGGCGCGGGCGCCGTTATGCCGGGCTGGCGTACCCGGCGCTGCGCGGCGCCAACCAGCTGGTCAATGCCTCGGGCGTGCTGGCGGCGCTGACGGCCCTGCGTGAGCGCCTGCCGGTGACGGCCCAGGCCGTGCGCAACGGCCTGTCGATGGTCGAGCTGCCCGGGCGCTTCCAGATCGTCCCCGGCCAGCCCACGCTGGTGCTGGACGTGGCGCACAACCCGCATTCGGTGGCCGCGCTGGCGGAGAACCTGGACGCCATGGGTTTTTACCCCTGCACCCATGCGGTGTTCGGCGCCATGGCCGACAAGGACCTCGCCCCCATGCTGGCGCGGGTGGGGCCGCTTATCGACAAGTGGTATTTCACCGATTTGCCGACGCCGCGGGCCGCATCGGCGGCCGATTTGCAGGCGAAGTGGACGGCCGCCAACACCCGGCCGGACGCGACCGCCGGCACTTACAAATCCCCCGAAGCGGCCCTGCAGGCGGCGGTCAAGGCCGCGACCCCCGCTGATAGAATTGTCGTGTTCGGCTCGTTCTACACGGTGGGCGGCATTTTGAAGGACGGTGTGCCCCGTCTTTCGGCCCCGCACCTGGCCCCCTGA
- a CDS encoding O-succinylhomoserine sulfhydrylase: protein MTKKQLPGNLHRDTLAVRVAVDPSQHGENSEALYLTSGFVQPDAETSARRFADPTEGYTYARTSNPTVTSFERRLAAMEGTEAAIGASTGMGAILMMCMGLLKSGDHVICSRSMFGSTIALIGREFGKFGVETIFVSQTDVAEWKAALRPTTKLLFAETPTNPLTEVCDIAALADLAHSVGALLAVDNCFCSPALQRPVEFGADLVMHSGTKYLDGQGRVMAGALCGPSKLIVDVFGPIVRTAGMTLAPFNAWVVLKGLETLNIRMQAQSANALAVAKWLETQPAVSRVYYPGLASHPQHELAMRQQSGLGGAVLSFDVRGDTPEAARANAFKVINSTQVLSIATNLGDTKTIISHSATTSHGRLSEEQRQAAGIGQSLVRLAVGLDHVDDIKADLSRGLSLIA from the coding sequence ATGACGAAGAAACAACTGCCCGGCAACCTGCACCGCGACACGCTGGCCGTGCGCGTGGCGGTGGATCCCAGCCAGCACGGTGAAAACTCCGAAGCGCTGTATTTGACCAGCGGTTTTGTGCAGCCCGACGCAGAGACCTCGGCGCGGCGCTTTGCCGACCCGACGGAGGGCTACACCTACGCCCGCACGTCCAACCCGACGGTCACCAGTTTTGAACGCCGCCTGGCCGCCATGGAAGGCACGGAAGCCGCCATCGGCGCCTCGACCGGCATGGGCGCCATCCTGATGATGTGCATGGGGCTGTTGAAGTCCGGCGACCACGTCATCTGCTCGCGCTCGATGTTCGGCTCGACGATTGCGCTCATCGGCCGCGAGTTCGGCAAGTTCGGCGTCGAGACGATTTTTGTGTCGCAAACCGATGTGGCCGAATGGAAAGCCGCACTGCGCCCGACGACCAAGCTGTTGTTTGCCGAAACGCCCACCAATCCGCTGACCGAAGTGTGCGACATCGCCGCGCTGGCCGACCTGGCGCACAGCGTGGGCGCGCTGCTGGCAGTCGACAACTGCTTTTGCTCGCCCGCCCTGCAGCGGCCGGTCGAATTCGGCGCCGACCTCGTCATGCATTCGGGCACCAAGTACCTGGACGGCCAGGGCCGCGTCATGGCGGGCGCGCTCTGCGGCCCGTCCAAACTGATCGTCGACGTGTTCGGCCCGATCGTGCGCACCGCCGGCATGACGTTGGCGCCGTTTAACGCCTGGGTCGTGCTCAAGGGCCTGGAGACGCTGAACATCCGCATGCAGGCCCAGAGCGCCAACGCCCTGGCCGTCGCGAAGTGGCTTGAAACGCAGCCCGCCGTGTCGCGCGTGTATTACCCCGGCCTCGCGTCGCACCCGCAGCACGAGCTGGCCATGCGCCAGCAGTCGGGCCTGGGCGGCGCGGTGTTGTCGTTCGATGTACGCGGCGACACGCCGGAAGCGGCGCGCGCCAACGCCTTCAAGGTGATCAACAGCACGCAAGTGCTGAGCATCGCGACCAACCTGGGCGACACCAAAACCATCATCAGCCATTCCGCCACCACCTCGCACGGACGCCTGAGCGAAGAGCAGCGCCAGGCCGCCGGCATCGGCCAGAGCCTGGTTCGCCTGGCTGTCGGGCTGGACCACGTGGACGACATCAAGGCCGACCTGTCCCGCGGCCTGAGCCTCATCGCATGA
- the purF gene encoding amidophosphoribosyltransferase, whose protein sequence is MCGIVGVVSKAPVNQLIYDGLLLLQHRGQDAAGIVTQQGRKFYMHKAKGMVRDVFRTRNMRALPGTVGLGQVRYPTAGNAYSEDEAQPFYVNAPFGLVLSHNGNLTNAAELKAELFNTDHRHINTDSDSEVLLNVLAHELEKTTRGLPLKPIDVFAAVRGVHKRVKGSYAVVALIAGHGLLAFRDPFGIRPLCIGHGENENGATVMVASESVALEGTSHQFERDIAPGEAVYVDLEGKVHAEQCAPSAKLNPCIFEFVYLARPDSVLDGISVYQARLNLGETLAKRVVSTVPPSEIDVIIPIPESSRPSATQLAHLLGIPYREGFVKNRYVGRTFIMPGQGVRKKSVRQKLNVIASEFKGRNVLLVDDSIVRGTTSREIVQMARDAGARKVYLASAAPPVRYPNVYGIDMPTPDELVAHGRTVEEIREVIGCDALIYQDVEGMKRAIGKLNGKLDGFDASCFDGVYITGDVTAETIAAMNSQRADTAEKIGEDSDVDVSRLALPNPQEA, encoded by the coding sequence ATGTGCGGGATAGTCGGCGTCGTCAGCAAAGCCCCGGTCAACCAGCTCATCTATGACGGCCTGCTGCTGCTGCAGCATCGCGGCCAGGATGCTGCGGGCATCGTCACGCAGCAAGGGCGCAAGTTCTACATGCACAAGGCCAAGGGCATGGTGCGCGATGTGTTCCGCACCCGCAACATGCGGGCGCTTCCGGGCACGGTGGGCCTGGGCCAGGTGCGTTACCCGACGGCGGGCAACGCCTACAGCGAAGACGAAGCACAGCCGTTTTACGTCAACGCGCCGTTTGGCCTCGTCTTGTCGCACAACGGCAACCTGACCAACGCGGCCGAGCTCAAGGCCGAGCTCTTCAACACCGACCATCGCCACATCAACACCGACAGCGACTCCGAAGTGCTGCTCAACGTGCTGGCGCATGAGCTGGAAAAAACCACGCGCGGCCTGCCGCTCAAACCCATCGACGTGTTTGCCGCCGTGCGCGGCGTACACAAGCGCGTGAAGGGCTCTTACGCCGTCGTCGCGCTGATCGCCGGCCACGGCCTGCTGGCGTTTCGTGACCCCTTCGGCATCCGCCCGCTGTGCATCGGCCACGGCGAGAATGAAAACGGCGCCACCGTCATGGTGGCCAGCGAATCGGTCGCGCTGGAAGGCACCTCGCACCAGTTCGAGCGCGACATCGCGCCGGGCGAGGCGGTGTATGTGGACCTCGAAGGCAAAGTGCACGCCGAGCAGTGCGCACCCAGCGCCAAGCTCAACCCCTGTATTTTTGAATTTGTCTACCTGGCCCGGCCTGACTCCGTGCTGGACGGCATCTCGGTCTACCAGGCCCGTCTGAACCTGGGCGAAACGCTGGCCAAGCGCGTGGTCTCCACCGTGCCGCCCAGCGAGATCGATGTGATCATCCCGATCCCCGAGTCCAGCCGCCCCAGCGCCACGCAGCTGGCGCACCTGCTGGGCATTCCCTACCGCGAAGGCTTCGTCAAGAACCGCTACGTGGGCCGCACCTTCATCATGCCGGGGCAGGGCGTGCGCAAAAAATCCGTGCGCCAGAAGCTCAACGTCATCGCCAGCGAGTTCAAGGGCCGCAACGTGTTGCTGGTCGACGACTCCATCGTGCGCGGCACCACCAGCCGCGAGATCGTGCAGATGGCGCGTGACGCCGGCGCGCGCAAGGTCTACCTGGCCAGCGCGGCGCCGCCCGTGCGTTACCCGAACGTGTACGGCATCGACATGCCCACGCCCGACGAGCTGGTGGCCCACGGCCGCACCGTCGAAGAAATCCGCGAAGTGATCGGCTGCGACGCGCTGATCTACCAGGACGTGGAAGGCATGAAGCGCGCGATCGGCAAGCTCAACGGCAAGCTCGACGGCTTTGACGCCTCCTGCTTTGACGGCGTCTACATCACCGGTGATGTGACCGCTGAAACCATCGCCGCGATGAACTCGCAGCGCGCCGACACTGCCGAGAAGATCGGCGAAGACAGCGACGTGGATGTCTCCCGCCTGGCGCTGCCCAACCCGCAAGAAGCCTGA
- a CDS encoding ATP-binding protein, translating to MTVPSRAWLRWPKSLFSRLMLILLLGILAAQAMSYLLVMYERGLVGRDLMLDNLEKDITSSVAILDRVPAAERAAWLPLIDRKNYRYQLDEGVTEQGTDNEIAERVSASIANAVDPRYKVTVNSIPGDPKRVHIHLRLSDGAPLTINLWAAAMPTSPWLPALLLLQLSLLAVCAFFAVRIATQPLRQLANAADALGPDLKGTALPESGPTEVARASTAFNAMQQRIAGYLTERTQILAAISHDLQTPITRMRLRTDLMDDEEQRGKLQHDLDEMVALVREALTYARSLHGADENPRRVDLDALLDTLRCDYEDAGKPVRVSGQVGRPVMSRPLAMRRILTNLTDNALKFGQEVELTVQTNAPGEIEICVLDRGPGIPEAELQAVLQPFYRVENSRNRETGGTGLGLAIAQQLASSIGARLSLANRPGGGLAARLVIPSSFGT from the coding sequence ATGACCGTGCCTTCGAGAGCGTGGCTGCGCTGGCCCAAAAGCCTGTTTTCGCGCCTGATGCTGATCCTGCTCCTGGGCATCCTCGCCGCCCAGGCCATGTCTTATCTGCTGGTGATGTACGAGCGGGGCCTGGTAGGCCGAGACCTGATGCTGGACAACCTGGAAAAAGACATCACCAGTTCCGTCGCCATCCTGGACAGGGTGCCAGCGGCCGAACGTGCTGCCTGGCTGCCCCTGATAGACCGCAAAAACTACCGCTACCAGCTGGATGAGGGCGTCACCGAACAGGGCACCGACAACGAAATCGCCGAGCGGGTCAGCGCCTCAATCGCCAACGCCGTCGACCCGCGCTACAAGGTCACGGTCAATTCGATTCCCGGTGACCCGAAACGCGTGCACATCCATCTGCGGCTCAGCGACGGCGCGCCCTTGACCATCAACCTCTGGGCCGCCGCCATGCCGACCTCCCCGTGGTTGCCGGCGCTGCTGTTGCTGCAGCTCTCGCTGCTGGCGGTCTGCGCCTTCTTTGCGGTGCGCATTGCCACCCAGCCGCTGCGGCAACTTGCCAACGCGGCCGATGCGCTGGGCCCCGACCTCAAGGGCACGGCCTTGCCCGAAAGCGGCCCCACCGAAGTCGCGCGCGCCTCCACCGCGTTCAACGCCATGCAGCAGCGCATCGCCGGCTACCTGACGGAGCGCACGCAAATCCTGGCCGCGATCTCGCACGACCTGCAGACGCCCATCACGCGCATGCGGCTGCGCACCGACTTGATGGATGACGAAGAGCAGCGCGGCAAACTTCAGCATGACCTGGACGAGATGGTGGCCCTGGTGCGCGAGGCCTTGACCTATGCGCGCAGCCTGCACGGCGCCGACGAGAACCCGCGCCGGGTGGACCTTGATGCCTTGCTGGACACCTTGCGCTGCGATTACGAAGACGCCGGCAAACCGGTACGCGTGAGCGGGCAGGTTGGGCGCCCCGTGATGAGCCGTCCGCTGGCGATGCGGCGCATCCTGACCAACCTGACCGACAACGCGCTCAAGTTCGGGCAAGAGGTCGAGTTAACAGTGCAAACCAACGCGCCGGGCGAGATCGAAATCTGCGTGCTGGATCGCGGGCCCGGCATCCCCGAAGCCGAACTTCAGGCGGTGCTGCAACCCTTTTACCGCGTAGAAAACTCCAGGAACCGCGAAACAGGCGGCACCGGCCTGGGCCTGGCGATCGCGCAGCAACTGGCGTCTTCCATAGGCGCGCGGCTCAGCCTGGCCAACCGGCCCGGCGGGGGGCTGGCGGCACGGCTGGTCATTCCGTCCTCTTTCGGGACTTGA
- a CDS encoding response regulator: MQPDHILIVDDDREIRELLGSYLEKNGLRVTKVESGRHMRAALENVAVDLIVLDLMLPGEDGLTLCRDLRAGKFKAIPILMLTARNEEADRILGLEMGADDYLAKPFAARELLARIRSVLRRTRMLPPNLQVEEPSNLISFGDWQLDTTGRHLIDASGTLVSLSGAEYRLLRVFLDHPQRVLNRDQLLNLTQGRDAELFERSIDLLVSRLRQRLQDEAREPRYIKTVRSEGYVFSVAVQARPEAA, encoded by the coding sequence ATGCAGCCAGACCACATCCTTATCGTCGACGATGACCGTGAGATCAGGGAACTGCTGGGCAGCTACCTGGAAAAAAACGGCCTGCGCGTGACCAAGGTGGAGTCCGGCCGCCACATGCGTGCGGCGCTGGAGAACGTGGCCGTCGACCTGATCGTGCTCGATTTGATGCTGCCCGGCGAGGACGGCCTGACTTTGTGCAGGGATTTGCGTGCCGGCAAATTCAAGGCCATTCCCATCCTGATGCTCACCGCGCGCAACGAAGAGGCCGACCGCATCCTCGGTCTGGAGATGGGCGCCGACGATTACCTGGCCAAACCTTTCGCGGCGCGTGAGTTGCTGGCGCGCATCCGCTCGGTGTTGCGACGCACCCGCATGCTGCCGCCCAACCTGCAGGTGGAAGAGCCCTCCAACCTGATCTCCTTCGGCGACTGGCAGCTCGACACCACCGGGCGCCATCTGATCGACGCCAGCGGCACGCTGGTGTCCCTGAGCGGCGCCGAGTACCGCCTGCTGCGCGTGTTCCTGGACCACCCGCAGCGCGTCCTCAACCGCGACCAGTTGCTCAACCTCACGCAGGGGCGCGATGCCGAACTGTTCGAGCGCTCCATCGATTTGCTGGTGAGCCGCCTGCGCCAGCGCCTGCAGGATGAAGCACGCGAGCCGCGTTATATCAAGACTGTGCGCAGCGAAGGTTATGTGTTCTCGGTCGCCGTCCAGGCCCGGCCGGAGGCCGCATGA
- a CDS encoding thioredoxin family protein, whose protein sequence is MNSRRQFMAAAAAVCATPYASALPLGRAPAIAPEFAGIDQWLNSAPLRMADQQGKVVLVDFWTYTCINCLNHLPAVKSWHEKYKDKGLVTVGVHTPEFAYEKSTKNVQSAIERLGIKHAVAQDNSYSTWRAFNNNYWPAIYLIDKKGVIVYSHFGEGRYQETEKTIQALLAQ, encoded by the coding sequence ATGAACTCCCGTCGTCAATTTATGGCCGCTGCGGCTGCGGTATGCGCAACGCCTTACGCATCGGCGTTGCCGCTGGGCCGCGCGCCGGCAATCGCGCCGGAATTCGCCGGCATCGACCAATGGCTGAACTCCGCGCCGCTGCGCATGGCCGATCAGCAGGGCAAAGTGGTGCTGGTGGATTTCTGGACCTACACCTGCATCAACTGCCTCAACCACCTGCCAGCCGTGAAGTCCTGGCATGAGAAGTACAAAGACAAGGGCCTGGTCACGGTCGGCGTTCACACGCCCGAATTTGCCTACGAGAAGTCGACCAAAAACGTGCAGTCCGCCATCGAGCGCCTGGGCATCAAGCATGCCGTGGCCCAGGACAACAGTTATTCAACCTGGCGCGCCTTCAACAACAACTACTGGCCGGCGATTTACCTGATCGACAAGAAGGGGGTGATCGTTTACAGCCACTTTGGCGAGGGGCGCTACCAGGAAACCGAAAAAACCATCCAGGCGCTGCTGGCCCAGTAA
- a CDS encoding organic hydroperoxide resistance protein — MTAINTLDKVLYTGKTHTLGGRNGESRSSDGRLDIKLSPPGSAGQGTNPEQLFAAGWSACFIGAMGRAANAQKVTLPANLSVDAEVDLGTAGDAFFLQARLNVSLPGLDSATARAIVDAAHQLCPYSKATRGNIDVEINVV; from the coding sequence ATGACTGCCATCAACACCCTCGACAAAGTTCTCTACACCGGCAAGACCCACACCCTGGGAGGCCGCAACGGGGAATCCCGCAGCTCTGACGGGAGGCTGGACATCAAGCTCTCTCCACCCGGCAGTGCGGGCCAGGGCACCAACCCCGAACAGTTGTTTGCCGCCGGCTGGTCGGCCTGCTTTATCGGTGCCATGGGCCGCGCTGCCAATGCGCAGAAAGTCACCTTGCCTGCAAACCTGTCGGTCGACGCGGAAGTGGACCTGGGCACGGCCGGCGATGCCTTCTTTTTGCAAGCGCGCCTGAATGTCAGCCTTCCGGGCCTGGACAGCGCCACGGCCCGCGCCATCGTGGATGCCGCCCATCAGCTGTGCCCTTACTCCAAAGCCACACGCGGCAACATCGACGTCGAGATCAACGTGGTCTGA
- the gltX gene encoding glutamate--tRNA ligase, giving the protein MTPKTRTRFAPSPTGFIHLGNIRSALYPWAFARATGGDFILRIEDTDVERSSQEAVDVIIEGMRWLGLNHDEGPFFQMQRMDRYKAVLAQMQKDGLVYPCYMSVAELDALREKQMAAKEKPRYDGTWRPAPGKTLPPVPEGVQPVLRFMNPQGGSVVWDDKVKGRIEISNDELDDLVIARPDGTPTYNFCVVVDDIDMAMTHVIRGDDHVNNTPRQINIFKALGKEPPVYAHLPTVLNEQGEKLSKRNGAKPVTQYAAEGYLPDAMVNYLARLGWSHGDDEIFSREQFIAWFNLDHLGKSAAQFDEAKLRWVNAQHLKAMADDKLAEAVAPFLAAQGVTGLDAAHVVRGCGLFKDRCSTLVELAGWLKLLVTGGEPSPQDVATHVTDAVRPALAKLAEALGTAEWSKAAISAAIKQVLADTGLKMPQLAMPVRVLVMGTPQTPSLDAILELMKREDVVSRLKLV; this is encoded by the coding sequence ATGACCCCAAAAACCAGAACACGTTTCGCCCCTTCACCGACCGGATTCATCCACCTCGGCAATATCCGCTCGGCGCTGTATCCCTGGGCGTTTGCTCGCGCCACCGGCGGCGATTTCATCCTGCGCATCGAAGACACCGATGTCGAGCGCTCCAGCCAGGAAGCCGTCGACGTCATCATCGAAGGCATGCGCTGGCTGGGCCTGAACCACGACGAAGGCCCGTTCTTCCAGATGCAGCGCATGGACCGCTACAAGGCCGTGCTCGCGCAGATGCAGAAAGACGGCCTGGTCTACCCCTGCTACATGAGCGTGGCCGAGCTGGATGCGCTGCGCGAAAAGCAGATGGCCGCCAAGGAAAAACCGCGTTATGACGGCACCTGGCGCCCCGCGCCGGGCAAGACCCTGCCACCCGTGCCCGAAGGCGTACAGCCGGTGCTGCGCTTCATGAACCCGCAAGGCGGCAGCGTGGTGTGGGACGACAAGGTCAAAGGCCGCATCGAGATCAGCAACGACGAGCTTGACGACCTGGTGATCGCGCGGCCGGACGGCACGCCGACCTATAACTTCTGCGTGGTGGTCGACGACATCGACATGGCCATGACCCATGTGATCCGCGGCGACGACCATGTGAACAACACGCCGCGCCAGATCAACATCTTCAAGGCGCTGGGTAAAGAGCCGCCGGTGTACGCCCACCTGCCGACCGTGCTCAACGAGCAGGGCGAAAAACTCAGCAAGCGCAACGGTGCCAAGCCGGTGACGCAGTACGCCGCCGAAGGCTATCTGCCTGATGCCATGGTCAATTACCTGGCGCGCCTGGGCTGGAGCCACGGCGACGACGAAATTTTCAGCCGCGAGCAATTCATTGCCTGGTTCAACCTCGACCACCTCGGCAAAAGCGCCGCGCAGTTCGACGAAGCCAAGCTGCGCTGGGTCAATGCCCAGCACCTCAAGGCCATGGCTGACGACAAACTGGCCGAAGCCGTTGCGCCCTTCCTGGCGGCGCAGGGCGTCACAGGCCTGGATGCCGCGCACGTTGTCCGCGGTTGCGGCCTGTTCAAGGACCGCTGCAGCACGCTGGTTGAATTGGCCGGCTGGCTGAAATTGCTGGTGACCGGCGGCGAACCCAGCCCGCAAGATGTGGCGACGCATGTCACCGATGCCGTGCGTCCTGCGCTCGCCAAACTCGCCGAGGCCCTGGGCACCGCCGAGTGGAGCAAAGCAGCGATTTCCGCCGCCATCAAGCAGGTTCTGGCCGACACCGGCCTGAAGATGCCGCAACTGGCCATGCCGGTACGCGTGCTGGTCATGGGCACCCCGCAAACCCCCTCGCTGGACGCGATTCTGGAGCTCATGAAACGCGAAGATGTGGTCTCCCGGCTCAAGCTTGTTTGA
- a CDS encoding CvpA family protein, with amino-acid sequence MTAVDWVLLGVLVFSMLLGAWRGLVYEVLSVLGWAVSFYVAQWFAPDLATRLPVQSASDPVRYAAAFVLIFIASVFAAGLLAFLVKKLVAAIGLAPVDRVFGAAFGALRGIILLLAAAVVINMTALKSGSWWQESKGAPLLTATLHALKPLLPEQFAKYLI; translated from the coding sequence GTGACAGCTGTTGACTGGGTTTTGCTGGGGGTGCTGGTGTTTTCCATGCTGCTGGGCGCATGGCGCGGGCTGGTGTATGAGGTTTTGTCGGTGCTGGGCTGGGCGGTGTCGTTTTATGTGGCGCAATGGTTTGCGCCTGACCTGGCCACCCGCTTGCCGGTGCAGTCGGCTTCTGACCCCGTGCGTTACGCGGCGGCTTTTGTGCTGATTTTTATTGCCTCGGTGTTCGCGGCGGGGCTGCTGGCGTTTCTGGTGAAAAAGCTGGTGGCCGCCATCGGCCTGGCGCCGGTAGACCGGGTGTTCGGCGCCGCCTTTGGCGCGCTGCGCGGAATTATTTTGCTGCTGGCTGCGGCTGTCGTGATCAACATGACGGCGCTCAAATCCGGCAGCTGGTGGCAGGAATCAAAGGGCGCGCCGTTGCTGACGGCCACGTTGCACGCCCTGAAGCCCCTGCTGCCTGAACAGTTTGCCAAGTATTTAATTTAA
- a CDS encoding SPOR domain-containing protein, whose translation MPFFNFRRGGSNAAPNAGSAAQTESVEVIRKRAKHRLIGSAVLVLIGVVGFPLVFDTQPRPVPVDIPIEIPGKGTVKPLAVPAPAAATAPAATPKPADKVAANASLSPKEEILASNPAPAQAASAPAAIKNEAKPQPKPEPKPEVKPEPKPAAKPAAKPDDAARASALLNGTAPPAAKPAAAEAEGRFVVQVGAFAEDAKAREARQKVEKAGLKTYTQVAETKDGKRIRVRVGPFASRAEAEKAASKIKTLDLPAAILTL comes from the coding sequence ATGCCGTTTTTCAACTTCCGCCGGGGCGGCTCCAACGCTGCTCCCAACGCCGGGTCAGCCGCTCAAACGGAAAGCGTGGAAGTGATCCGCAAACGCGCCAAACACCGCCTGATCGGCTCTGCCGTGCTGGTGCTGATCGGCGTGGTGGGGTTTCCGCTGGTGTTCGACACCCAGCCCCGGCCGGTCCCGGTCGACATCCCGATTGAAATTCCCGGCAAGGGCACGGTCAAGCCGCTGGCAGTGCCGGCGCCTGCCGCGGCCACAGCGCCGGCCGCCACGCCAAAGCCCGCCGACAAGGTAGCGGCCAACGCCAGCTTGTCGCCCAAGGAAGAAATCCTTGCATCAAATCCGGCTCCAGCCCAGGCTGCATCTGCACCTGCTGCTATCAAAAACGAAGCAAAACCGCAGCCCAAACCTGAGCCGAAACCCGAAGTGAAGCCTGAGCCGAAGCCGGCCGCCAAGCCAGCGGCCAAGCCCGACGACGCCGCGCGCGCCAGCGCACTGCTCAACGGCACTGCGCCGCCGGCGGCCAAGCCTGCCGCCGCCGAGGCCGAAGGCCGCTTTGTGGTGCAGGTCGGCGCCTTCGCCGAAGACGCCAAGGCCCGCGAAGCGCGCCAGAAGGTCGAAAAAGCCGGCCTCAAAACCTATACCCAAGTGGCTGAAACCAAGGACGGCAAGCGAATCCGGGTCCGTGTGGGCCCATTTGCGAGCAGGGCCGAGGCCGAAAAAGCCGCCAGCAAGATCAAGACCCTTGATTTGCCGGCAGCCATCCTGACCTTGTAA